One genomic region from Leguminivora glycinivorella isolate SPB_JAAS2020 chromosome 8, LegGlyc_1.1, whole genome shotgun sequence encodes:
- the LOC125229172 gene encoding 60S ribosomal protein L38-like codes for MACVIKCCKSHSGRKENTQEVISFHRFPKKKTGNTKFKVRCSQFLYSQNSTKKKAKKLKWSRPPDVSPGVYL; via the exons atggcttgtgtgatcaagtgttgcaaatcacattcaggaagaaaagaaaacacgcaagaggttatatcatttcatcg atttccgaAGAAGAAGACCGGAAACACGAAGTTCAAGGTGCGATGCTCGCAGTTCCTTTACTCCCAAAACTCCAccaaaaagaaggccaagaagctgaaatggagcaggcccccagatgtctccccaggtgtctacctttga
- the LOC125228938 gene encoding uroporphyrinogen decarboxylase, protein MEYTNKDFPKLKNDRLLRAALGQEVDKVPVWVMRQAGRYLPEFQQVRAQHDFFTVCRTPELACEVTLQPLRRYEHLDASIIFSDILVIPQALGMTVEMHPGVGPVFPKPLGGPSEIDQLQEEGAVSRLLYVGKAITLTRHKIEGKVPLIGFTGAPFTLMGYMIEGGGSKTMAKTKEWLENYPKDVHKLLSMLTRVIIDYLVMQVESGAQLLQVFESSADHLTREQFIEFSAPYLKDIRSDVLQKIKEKNLENVPMTVFAKGGGHSLDVQAKLGYETLGLDWTVDPIEARKIVGDNITLQGNLDPQDLYKTPEEIRQMTIDMVRKFGKHRYIANLGHGITPQTPLESMTAFTEAVHEAV, encoded by the exons ATGGAGTACACTAACAAG GACTTCCCTAAACTTAAGAACGATAGATTGTTAAGAGCTGCATTAGGACAAGAAGTAGATAAAGTCCCTGTGTGGGTTATGCGGCAAGCCGGCAGATATTTGCCTGAGTTTCAGCAAGTCCGCGCGCAGCACGATTTCTTCACTGTTTGTCGAACCCCAGAGCTCGCTTGCGAAGTGACCCTACAACCACTGAGGAGATACGAACATCTAGATGCCTCCATCATCTTCAGTGACATACTGGTTATACCACAAGCTTTGGGCATGACTGTGGAAATGCACCCAGGAGTG GGCCCAGTTTTCCCTAAGCCGCTTGGTGGTCCTTCGGAAATTGATCAATTGCAAGAAGAGGGAGCAGTGTCCAGGTTACTGTATGTGGGCAAGGCGATCACACTTACAAGGCACAAAATAGAAGGCAAAGTACCTTTAATTGGATTTACAGGTGCACCT TTTACATTAATGGGATACATGATTGAAGGAGGAGGCAGTAAGACCATGGCTAAAACCAAGGAGTGGCTGGAGAACTACCCTAAGGATGTCCATAAGCTCCTCAGTATGCTAACGAGAGTCATTATTGATTATTTAGTCATGCAG GTTGAAAGTGGAGCTCAGTTGCTGCAGGTGTTCGAGTCCAGTGCCGACCATCTTACGCGGGAACAGTTCATTGAATTCTCTGCACCGTACTTAAAAGACATCAGAAGTGACGTACTTCAGAAAATCAAGGAGAAGAATTTGGAAAACGTCCCTATG ACAGTGTTTGCAAAAGGAGGAGGACATTCTTTAGACGTTCAAGCTAAACTGGGGTACGAAACTCTCGGGTTAGACTGGACTGTGGACCCTATAGAGGCTAGGAAAATTGTTGGAGACAACATCACACTGCAAGGGAACCTGGACCCTCAAGATTTATATAAAACTCCG GAGGAAATCCGACAGATGACAATAGATATGGTGCGAAAATTCGGCAAGCACAGATACATTGCCAATCTAGGACACGGGATAACGCCGCAAACTCCGCTGGAGAGTATGACCGCATTTACTGAGGCTGTGCATGAAGCAGTTTGA
- the LOC125228800 gene encoding RWD domain-containing protein 2B: MAASEDSVKEKLTDSLSQQLSEYELLKSMYPNSEDIILTDTNILVDIANFVENESGTEYTPGHLDFTLNLNVDGLKLEVSVNLPTFYPSEEADLYVRCNQLNRYQETSLNSELSNFLKENFVGEVCIYSAVSWLQDNITKFTEQLTNKTSADIISEPKSKNNDKFVRLWIYSHHIYNKRKRDEIQSKANDLNLTGFCLPGKPGIICVEGADSDCKEWWSIIKSMSWKKIVVKNTETFEISEKEKEQRFHKFQELHFPHASVRSKHADMSGLSKYMDERGLTDIFKNMFGISEI, translated from the coding sequence ATGGCAGCTTCTGAAGATTCTGTTAAAGAAAAGCTCACAGATTCTCTATCACAGCAACTAAGTGAatatgaattactgaaatccaTGTATCCGAACAGCGAAGATATAATTTTAACTGACACAAATATTCTTGTGGACATAGCTAATTTTGTGGAAAATGAATCAGGAACAGAATATACCCCTGGCCATTTGGATTTTACCTTAAACCTTAATGTAGATGGTTTAAAATTAGAAGTCAGtgttaatttacccaccttttaTCCAAGTGAAGAGGCAGATCTATATGTAAGGTGTAATCAATTGAATCGCTACCAGGAGACAAGCTTGAATTCAGAATTGTCTAACTTTCTTAAAGAAAATTTTGTTGGAgaagtatgtatatattctGCAGTGTCATGGTTACAAGACAACATAACAAAATTTACTGAACAGCTGACAAACAAAACTAGTGCAGATATTATTTCAGAGCCGAAAtctaaaaataatgataaatttgtCAGATTGTGGATTTATTCTCATCACATATACAACAAAAGGAAAAGAGATGAAATACaatcaaaagccaatgatttgaACTTGACAGGGTTTTGCCTGCCTGGCAAGCCTGGTATTATTTGTGTTGAAGGTGCTGACAGTGACTGCAAGGAATGGTGGTCAATCATTAAAAGCATGTCATGGAAAAAAATTGTTGTCAAAAATACTGAAACTTTTGAAATTAGtgaaaaagaaaaagaacaAAGATTTCACAAGTTTCAAGAACTCCATTTTCCACATGCATCAGTGCGTTCTAAGCATGCAGATATGAGCGGACTTTCCAAGTACATGGATGAGCGTGGACTCACTGATATATTTAAGAATATGTTTGGGATAAGTGAAATTTGA
- the LOC125228937 gene encoding COP9 signalosome complex subunit 3 produces the protein MASPLEQFVNNVRAMSGSGNFRELCDIIGKSDEVLQRNSAHLTTVLETLDIQQHSLGVLAVLVAKFSLPQGNNDVDRTVMFQQIHDFINNCNGEQVRFAPDLYADLCHLLTDHLVDLKQPIRGIEILKKAIRKIQLFDSQLTSIHADLCQLCLLSKCMKPAIEFLDTDVTGISSELGGNNDSKHFLLYYYYGGMIYLAMKNYERALYFFEVVVTVPAMVVSHIMLEAYKKYILVSLILHGKILPMPKYTSQVVGRFLKPLSVAYHELATSQHAAIKHRETFVRDQNMGIVNQVLNSMYKKNIQRLTKTFLTLSLSDVASRVQLAGPQQAETYILNMIEEGEIYAMINQKDGMVVFLDSPEKYASPETLCVLEQQMAACTKLHQYIQEMDEQIQVNPQYVKKSVGSHDEEMPGTNTKTTYSM, from the exons ATGGCATCACCACTGGAacaatttgtgaacaatgtaagaGCCATGTCTGGATCTG GGAATTTTCGGGAACTGTGTGATATAATTGGAAAGTCTGACGAAGTTCTTCAGAGGAACAGCGCCCACCTTACCACTGTTTTGGAGACTCTAGACATCCAGCAACATTCGCTTGGTGTTTTAGCCGTCCTTGTTGCTAAATTTTCACTACCACAG GGAAACAATGATGTTGATAGAACTGTGATGTTCCAACAAATCCATGATTTTATCAATAACTGCAATGGAGAGCAAGTCCGATTTGCACCTGACCTGT ATGCCGATCTTTGCCATCTACTGACAGACCACCTTGTTGACCTCAAGCAACCAATTAGAGGCATAGAAATTCTAAAGAAGGCTATACGGAAAATACAGCTGTTTGACTCGCAGCTCACTTCTATACATGCGGACTTATGCCAGCTATGCTTGTTGTCTAAATGCATGAAACCTGCAATTGAGTTCCTGGATACTGATGTTACTGGAATTAGTTCTGAG CTGGGCGGTAACAATGACTCCAAACACTTCCTGCTATACTATTACTACGGAGGAATGATTTACTTGGCAATGAAGAACTATGAACGGGCCCTCTACTTCTTTGAAGTTGTAGTGACTGTGCCGGCAATGGTGGTCTCTCACATCATGCTTGAAGCCTACAAGAAGTACATTTTAGTTTCACTCATCTTACATGGAAAG ATTCTACCCATGCCGAAATACACATCGCAAGTAGTAGGAAGGTTTCTGAAGCCACTGTCCGTAGCCTACCACGAGCTGGCAACGTCGCAGCATGCAGCCATCAAACATCGCGAGACATTCGTCAGGGATCAGAACATGGGAATAGTTAATCAA GTTTTAAACTCCATGTACAAGAAGAACATTCAAAGGCTGACCAAGACGTTCCTGACGCTGTCCCTCAGCGACGTGGCGTCCAGGGTGCAGCTCGCCGGCCCGCAGCAGGCGGAGACATACATTCTTAATATG ATCGAAGAGGGCGAAATATACGCCATGATAAACCAGAAGGACGGCATGGTGGTGTTCCTAGACAGCCCGGAGAAGTACGCGTCTCCTGAAACGCTGTGCGTGCTTGAACAGCAAATGGCGGCATGCACCAAGCTGCACCAGTACATTCAGGAGATGGACGAGCAGATTCAAGTCAACCCTCAG TACGTGAAAAAGTCAGTCGGAAGCCATGACGAAGAAATGCCCGGAACAAACACGAAAACAACTTACTCTATGTAA
- the LOC125228603 gene encoding FGFR1 oncogene partner 2 homolog, with product MSLTIQQIILDAKRLAGRLKERETESDALLTETQSAYRQIHTMKQYKEEVDTLNEASRERPRGALIASIERESRLMRDVQRENGELRAALEEHRRALELIMSKYRQHTEKRVWESRIDFTAAVNEKQQELIRKQAERINEMTSIMYKAVNMEENGEKRREEEVYHRLITENKGLREMLDLSRRYGSDRAAAPPTEDKDVQTDAPPRRTRDAPRPRPPTTLYMSPPVSEC from the exons ATGTCACTGACCATACAACAAATAATTTTGGATGCAAAAAGACTCGCTGGCCGTCTTAAAGAACGCGAAACTGAATCGGATGCTTTGCTAACTGAAACTCAATCTGCGTATCGACAAATCCATACCATGAAACAG TACAAAGAAGAGGTTGATACACTGAATGAGGCTTCTCGTGAACGCCCGCGAGGCGCCCTTATAGCTAGCATAGAAAGGGAGTCACGCTTAATGAGGGATGTTCAAAGGGAAAATGGCGAGCTCCGGGCTGCACTAGAAGAACACAGGCGGGCTTTGGAGCTCATCATGTCAAAATACAGACAGCACACTGAAAAGAGAGTGTGGGAGTCCAGAATAGACTTTACAGCAGCTGTCAATGAAAAACAGCAGGAG CTCATTCGTAAACAAGCAGAGAGAATCAATGAAATGACCAGCATCATGTACAAAGCTGTGAATATGGAGGAGAACGGTGAGAAAAGAAGGGAGGAAGAGGTGTACCACAGGCTCATCACTGAAAACAAG GGCTTGCGAGAGATGCTGGACCTGTCGCGGCGGTACGGGTCGGACCGCGCGGCGGCGCCGCCCACCGAGGACAAGGACGTGCAGACGGACGCGCCGCCCCGCCGCACGCGTGACGcgccccgcccgcgcccgccgacCACGCTGTACATGAGCCCCCCCGTGTCTGAGTGCTGA